Proteins encoded by one window of Silvimonas iriomotensis:
- a CDS encoding low molecular weight protein tyrosine phosphatase family protein, with translation MYNVLFICSRNQWRSPTAEQIWRNTPGLQVRSAGTSASARRRVSADDLRWADLVFVMEHSHKARLKADFAAELAGKTVHVLDIPDEYRYMDPELVDILHSAVTPWLP, from the coding sequence ATGTACAACGTGCTGTTTATCTGCAGCCGCAATCAGTGGCGCAGCCCCACCGCAGAACAGATCTGGCGCAACACGCCGGGCTTGCAGGTGCGCTCTGCCGGCACCAGCGCCAGCGCCCGCCGCCGTGTCAGCGCCGATGACCTGCGCTGGGCTGATCTGGTGTTTGTGATGGAGCACAGCCACAAAGCCCGCCTCAAGGCCGACTTTGCTGCAGAACTGGCCGGCAAGACCGTGCATGTGCTCGATATCCCGGATGAGTATCGCTATATGGACCCTGAACTGGTCGATATCCTGCACAGCGCAGTGACGCCCTGGTTGCCCTGA
- the tpiA gene encoding triose-phosphate isomerase: MSLFARAEPALSAAPGTGRVPTRERMVVGNWKMHGSLALCREMVPAMASVAQPDAALVLCPPAPYLGEVARLAANTDVQCCAQNVADAHSGALTGEWSAGMLADLGCRYAIVGHSERRRHYHETDHLIAAKAQACLEAGITPIVCVGESWVHHQTGQTEVVLQHQLGTLLALPEWHRLIIAYEPVWAIGTGVAARPDTVEAAHRYIRSRFATRDPVVGNNMTVLYGGSVNADNATQLFALPDVDGALVGSASLQSDALMQIYTAALRPGAATATSGAAHGARGDQATE; the protein is encoded by the coding sequence ATGAGCCTCTTTGCCCGCGCCGAACCCGCCTTGAGTGCCGCGCCCGGAACGGGCCGCGTGCCAACGCGTGAACGCATGGTGGTGGGCAACTGGAAAATGCACGGCAGCCTGGCACTCTGCCGCGAGATGGTGCCGGCCATGGCCAGCGTGGCCCAGCCCGACGCCGCGCTGGTGCTGTGCCCGCCCGCGCCGTATCTGGGCGAGGTCGCCCGGCTGGCCGCCAATACCGATGTGCAATGCTGCGCGCAAAATGTCGCAGATGCCCACAGCGGCGCGCTGACGGGTGAGTGGTCCGCCGGCATGCTGGCAGATCTGGGCTGCCGTTACGCCATTGTCGGCCACTCTGAACGGCGGCGGCACTATCATGAAACCGACCACCTGATTGCGGCCAAAGCGCAGGCCTGCCTTGAAGCGGGCATCACGCCGATTGTCTGTGTGGGTGAAAGCTGGGTGCATCACCAGACCGGGCAGACCGAAGTCGTTTTGCAACACCAGCTGGGCACACTGCTGGCATTGCCGGAATGGCACCGGCTGATCATTGCCTACGAGCCTGTCTGGGCAATCGGCACCGGTGTGGCGGCGCGGCCCGACACCGTGGAAGCGGCCCATCGCTATATCCGCAGCCGCTTTGCCACGCGTGACCCGGTGGTGGGCAACAACATGACCGTGCTGTATGGCGGCAGCGTCAACGCGGATAACGCCACGCAGTTGTTTGCGCTGCCGGATGTGGATGGCGCGCTGGTGGGCAGTGCGTCGCTGCAAAGCGATGCGCTGATGCAGATTTACACCGCCGCCCTGCGCCCTGGCGCAGCGACGGCGACCTCGGGCGCAGCACACGGTGCGCGCGGCGATCAGGCAACGGAGTAA
- a CDS encoding YoaK family protein, producing MKRDHLPGLLSALGGYVDTAGFLALQGLFTAHVTGNFVTLGAALAFGSSGVITKLLALPVFCLVVALVRLASTALNTRPDGGVTVLLLTQTLLLALGGAFALALGPFTNGDHWSAMLTGLTLVAAMAIQNGVHRIHLPSAPPTTLMTGSTTQIVIDAVDLWRGLPEDLANQARTRLRKMGTAVVAFALGCAAAALLFYGWGRICLLLPPLLSLAATRLARLPADGAR from the coding sequence GTGAAACGCGACCATCTGCCCGGATTGCTCAGTGCCCTTGGGGGCTATGTCGACACTGCGGGTTTTCTGGCCCTGCAAGGTCTGTTTACCGCGCATGTCACCGGCAACTTTGTGACCCTGGGCGCGGCGCTGGCATTTGGCTCGTCCGGCGTGATCACCAAGTTGCTGGCCTTGCCGGTGTTCTGCCTGGTGGTGGCGCTGGTGCGGCTGGCATCCACCGCGCTCAACACCCGGCCAGACGGCGGCGTGACCGTGCTGCTGCTGACCCAGACGCTGTTGCTGGCGCTGGGTGGCGCATTTGCCCTCGCGCTGGGGCCGTTCACCAACGGCGATCACTGGAGTGCCATGCTGACCGGCCTGACGCTGGTGGCGGCCATGGCGATCCAGAACGGCGTGCATCGCATTCACTTGCCCAGTGCGCCCCCCACCACACTGATGACCGGCAGTACCACCCAGATCGTGATTGATGCGGTCGATTTATGGCGCGGTCTGCCAGAGGATCTGGCCAACCAGGCGCGCACCCGGCTCAGGAAAATGGGCACGGCCGTGGTGGCCTTTGCGCTGGGCTGCGCGGCGGCGGCGCTGCTGTTTTACGGTTGGGGGCGCATCTGCCTGTTGCTGCCGCCGTTGCTCTCTCTGGCCGCGACGCGGCTGGCGCGTCTGCCGGCGGATGGCGCGCGATGA
- the glpD gene encoding glycerol-3-phosphate dehydrogenase produces the protein MDKLIYDLLVIGGGINGAGIARDAAGRGMSVLLCEQDDLAAHTSSASTKLIHGGLRYLEHHQFGLVRKALQEREVLLRSAPHIISPLRFVMPHAPELRPVWMIRIGLFLYDHLARRQVLQSAEAIDLTSHICGAPLRAGFQRGFVYSDGWVQDARLVVLNALDAAERGATILTRTAVVAAARENGSWRVTLRTPDGQHQLVFARGVINAAGPWVNRLLGDVLEVTPRHSVRLVKGSHIIVPRLFDHPYAYLFQNPDNRIIFAIPFEDDYTLIGTTDVDFRGDPGQVKIDAAETEYLCRMVNRYFAREITPADVVATMSGVRPLVKDQATNASAVTRDYTLELDDKGPPLVSIFGGKITTYRKLSEQVIDLIGPRLGNHRPTWTASAPLPGGDIPKADFPAFAGRLARQYPWLPAPLLQRYARAYGTRIHVLLKDARAIPDLGECIVPGLYEREARYLIEVEWARTAEDILWRRSKLRLHIKPADEAALERWLLSCQARTNPPAALLRAVQEPAP, from the coding sequence TTGGACAAGCTGATTTATGACTTGCTGGTTATTGGCGGCGGCATCAACGGCGCCGGCATTGCGCGCGACGCCGCCGGGCGTGGCATGTCCGTGCTCTTGTGCGAGCAGGACGATCTTGCCGCACATACCTCTTCAGCCAGCACCAAACTGATTCACGGCGGCCTGCGGTATCTGGAGCATCACCAGTTCGGGCTGGTGCGCAAGGCCCTGCAAGAACGTGAAGTGCTGCTGCGCTCTGCCCCCCACATCATTTCGCCACTGCGGTTTGTCATGCCGCATGCGCCAGAACTGCGCCCGGTGTGGATGATCCGCATCGGGCTGTTTTTGTACGATCATCTGGCCCGCCGCCAGGTCTTGCAAAGTGCGGAGGCCATCGACCTGACCAGCCACATCTGCGGTGCGCCGTTGCGGGCCGGTTTCCAGCGCGGTTTTGTGTATTCAGATGGCTGGGTGCAGGATGCGCGCCTGGTGGTGCTCAATGCGCTGGATGCCGCAGAACGGGGCGCCACCATCCTGACCCGTACCGCCGTGGTTGCGGCCGCGCGGGAAAACGGCTCCTGGCGGGTGACTTTGCGCACGCCGGATGGCCAGCACCAGCTGGTGTTTGCCCGTGGGGTGATCAACGCGGCCGGACCGTGGGTCAACCGCCTGCTGGGCGATGTGCTGGAGGTGACGCCGCGCCATTCCGTGCGGCTGGTCAAGGGCAGCCACATTATTGTGCCGCGCTTGTTTGATCATCCGTATGCGTATCTTTTCCAGAACCCGGATAACCGCATCATCTTTGCCATTCCGTTTGAGGATGACTACACGCTGATCGGCACCACCGATGTGGATTTTCGCGGCGATCCGGGCCAGGTGAAGATCGACGCGGCCGAGACCGAGTACCTGTGCCGCATGGTCAATCGCTATTTCGCCCGGGAAATCACCCCGGCAGACGTGGTGGCGACCATGTCGGGCGTGCGGCCACTGGTCAAGGATCAGGCCACCAACGCCTCTGCCGTGACGCGTGACTACACGCTGGAGCTGGATGACAAAGGCCCGCCGCTGGTGTCGATCTTCGGCGGCAAGATCACCACCTATCGCAAGCTCTCGGAACAGGTGATCGACCTGATCGGCCCGCGTCTGGGCAACCACCGCCCGACCTGGACCGCCAGCGCCCCGCTGCCGGGTGGCGATATCCCCAAGGCCGATTTCCCGGCGTTTGCCGGCCGGCTGGCCCGGCAATACCCGTGGCTGCCGGCGCCGTTGCTGCAACGCTATGCCCGCGCCTATGGCACGCGCATTCATGTTTTGCTCAAAGACGCCCGCGCCATACCCGATCTGGGCGAGTGCATTGTGCCGGGCCTGTATGAGCGTGAAGCTCGTTATCTGATCGAGGTGGAATGGGCGCGCACGGCGGAGGACATCCTCTGGCGGCGCAGCAAGCTCCGGCTGCATATCAAGCCCGCTGACGAGGCCGCGCTGGAACGCTGGCTGTTGTCCTGTCAGGCCCGGACAAACCCGCCGGCGGCCTTGTTGCGCGCCGTGCAGGAGCCCGCGCCATGA
- a CDS encoding class 1 fructose-bisphosphatase, with product MGTSFSEFNTGEFAESPQTDLGVLLGQVATACKVISAAVARGPLSDTLGYTGTDNIQGENQQKLDLIANELMIRWTEWGGQVAAMASEEMADIYRIPTQYRQGRYLLVFDPLDGSSNLDVNVSVGSIFSILARPAGEGEVEDSDFLQPGVMQVAAGYALYGPATMLVVTTGHGVNGFTLDEETGEFILTHPHLTISPDTREFAINASNARMWEAPVIRYIDECLAGVNGPRGEAFNMRWVASMVAEIHRILIRGGVFLYPKDNRDPTRPGKLRLMYEANPMSFIVEQAGGAASTGREPIMQVQPQALHQRVAVILGSRNEVERLVQYHLDAPAAPAP from the coding sequence ATGGGCACCAGTTTTTCCGAGTTCAACACCGGCGAGTTTGCCGAGTCGCCGCAAACCGATCTGGGCGTGTTGCTCGGCCAGGTCGCGACGGCCTGCAAGGTCATCAGCGCAGCCGTCGCTCGGGGTCCTTTGTCTGACACGCTGGGCTATACCGGCACGGACAATATCCAGGGCGAGAACCAGCAAAAGCTTGATCTGATCGCCAACGAGTTGATGATCCGCTGGACCGAATGGGGCGGCCAGGTGGCGGCCATGGCGTCGGAAGAAATGGCGGATATCTACCGCATTCCCACGCAATACCGGCAAGGCCGCTATCTGTTGGTGTTTGATCCGCTTGATGGCTCGTCCAACCTGGATGTGAATGTCTCGGTCGGCAGTATTTTCTCGATCCTGGCGCGCCCGGCCGGTGAGGGCGAGGTAGAGGACAGTGACTTCTTGCAGCCCGGGGTGATGCAAGTCGCCGCCGGGTATGCGCTATACGGCCCGGCCACCATGCTGGTGGTCACCACCGGGCACGGCGTCAACGGCTTTACGCTGGATGAAGAAACCGGCGAATTCATCCTGACTCATCCGCACCTGACCATCAGCCCGGATACGCGCGAATTTGCCATCAATGCCTCTAACGCGCGCATGTGGGAAGCGCCCGTCATCCGTTACATCGACGAATGTCTGGCCGGCGTGAACGGCCCGCGTGGCGAGGCGTTCAACATGCGCTGGGTGGCGTCGATGGTGGCAGAAATCCACCGCATCCTGATCCGTGGTGGCGTGTTCCTGTACCCCAAAGACAACCGCGACCCGACGCGCCCGGGCAAGCTGCGCCTGATGTACGAAGCCAACCCGATGTCGTTCATTGTCGAACAAGCGGGCGGCGCGGCCAGCACCGGGCGCGAACCCATCATGCAAGTGCAGCCGCAAGCGCTGCATCAGCGCGTGGCGGTGATTCTTGGCTCCCGTAACGAAGTGGAGCGACTGGTGCAATATCATCTGGACGCACCCGCCGCACCGGCCCCCTGA
- the glpK gene encoding glycerol kinase GlpK, whose product MSSRYILALDQGTTSSRAIVFDRAGNIVSLAQKEFRQIYPQPGWVEHDPREIWGTQAGVATEAVASAGLSGKDIAAIGITNQRETTVVWDRETGQPVCNAIVWQDRRTAPFCDELKHAGHEALIREKTGLPIDAYFSASKIRWILQNIPGAREKAQAGKLAFGTVDSWLVWHFTQGAVHVTDVSNASRTMLFNINTLRWDEDLLRLFEIPASLLPRVGSSSEIYGHTADNLFGGAIPVAGIAGDQQSALFGQQCTQPGMVKNTYGTGCFLMMNTGDAPIASRNNLLSTVAWQVKGKVQYALEGSIFTGGAVVKWLRDGLRLIRSSSEIDSLARSVPDTDGLYLVPAFAGLGAPHWNQDARGALFGATLGTSAGHIARAALESIAWQTMDVVRAMEADAGVPMPELRVDGGATVNNLLLQFQADILGIDVVRPRITETTALGAAYLAGLAVGYWHDLSDVEGQWQLEHRFTPQLASDDVARRVAGWQRAVRASIAWAND is encoded by the coding sequence ATGTCATCCCGGTACATCCTCGCGCTGGATCAAGGCACCACCAGCTCACGCGCGATCGTGTTTGATCGCGCCGGCAATATCGTGTCGCTGGCGCAAAAGGAATTCCGCCAGATCTACCCGCAACCGGGCTGGGTAGAACACGATCCGCGCGAGATCTGGGGCACGCAAGCCGGCGTCGCTACCGAGGCCGTCGCCTCTGCCGGGCTGAGCGGCAAAGACATCGCCGCCATCGGCATTACCAACCAGCGCGAAACCACCGTGGTGTGGGACCGCGAAACCGGCCAGCCCGTCTGCAACGCCATTGTCTGGCAAGACCGCCGCACCGCGCCCTTTTGCGATGAACTCAAGCACGCCGGCCATGAAGCGCTGATCCGCGAGAAAACCGGCCTGCCGATCGACGCGTATTTTTCTGCCAGCAAAATCCGCTGGATTCTGCAAAACATCCCCGGCGCACGAGAAAAAGCCCAGGCCGGCAAGCTGGCCTTTGGCACCGTGGATAGCTGGCTGGTCTGGCACTTCACCCAGGGCGCCGTGCATGTCACCGACGTGTCCAACGCATCGCGCACCATGCTGTTCAATATCAACACGCTGCGCTGGGACGAAGACCTACTGCGGCTGTTTGAAATCCCCGCCAGCCTGCTGCCACGCGTGGGTTCATCCAGCGAAATCTACGGCCATACCGCCGACAACCTGTTTGGCGGCGCCATCCCGGTGGCCGGTATTGCCGGTGACCAGCAATCGGCCCTGTTTGGCCAGCAATGCACGCAACCGGGCATGGTCAAAAACACCTACGGCACCGGCTGTTTTCTGATGATGAACACGGGCGATGCGCCCATTGCCTCACGCAACAACCTCTTGAGCACCGTCGCCTGGCAAGTCAAAGGCAAGGTGCAATACGCGCTGGAAGGCAGCATTTTCACCGGCGGCGCCGTGGTGAAATGGCTGCGCGACGGCCTGCGCCTGATCCGCAGCTCGTCCGAAATCGACAGCCTGGCCCGGAGCGTGCCCGATACCGACGGCCTGTACCTGGTCCCTGCCTTTGCCGGGCTGGGCGCCCCCCACTGGAACCAGGACGCCCGCGGCGCCCTGTTCGGCGCCACCCTGGGCACCAGCGCCGGCCACATCGCCCGCGCCGCCCTGGAAAGCATTGCCTGGCAAACCATGGACGTCGTACGCGCCATGGAAGCCGACGCCGGTGTCCCCATGCCCGAACTGCGGGTCGACGGCGGCGCCACGGTGAACAACCTGTTGCTGCAATTCCAGGCCGACATCCTGGGCATCGACGTCGTCCGCCCGCGCATTACCGAAACCACCGCCCTCGGCGCCGCCTACCTGGCCGGTCTGGCCGTCGGCTACTGGCATGACCTGAGCGACGTAGAAGGCCAGTGGCAACTGGAACACCGGTTTACGCCACAACTGGCCAGCGACGACGTAGCCCGCCGCGTAGCCGGCTGGCAACGGGCAGTGCGGGCGAGCATTGCCTGGGCGAATGACTGA
- a CDS encoding YrdB family protein has product MIGACIAEASGREGAMGYHPINLFVRFLLELAALAGLAWWGWQTHSGAAQLAFCVLTPALVATIWGMFAVPGDRSRHGSAPVPVPGAIRLMLELAVFAAAVIALALTGALLLALLLAAAVCVHYLCSADRINWLVHH; this is encoded by the coding sequence ATGATAGGAGCATGCATTGCCGAGGCCAGCGGCCGTGAGGGAGCGATGGGCTATCACCCGATCAACCTGTTTGTGCGTTTTTTGCTGGAACTTGCCGCATTGGCCGGGCTGGCCTGGTGGGGCTGGCAGACGCATTCCGGCGCGGCGCAACTGGCTTTTTGCGTGCTGACTCCTGCGCTGGTGGCCACCATCTGGGGCATGTTTGCGGTGCCCGGTGACCGCAGCCGCCATGGCAGCGCCCCGGTGCCGGTGCCCGGCGCCATCCGCTTGATGCTGGAGCTGGCCGTCTTTGCCGCCGCAGTGATCGCCCTGGCACTGACCGGCGCCCTGTTGCTGGCACTGTTACTGGCGGCGGCGGTGTGCGTGCACTATCTGTGCTCGGCCGACCGCATCAACTGGCTGGTCCATCATTAA
- a CDS encoding helicase-related protein yields MTDTLLDTDDTSALDDYLSASQASLITVEGSYAVSVHGEIIINKRVVPYHLVPDAGFLGKVAKWRKLDADGRLSLLQERWNAASRAELESELRQCALKIARIATEHELDPGSAFNAFQARHELARLRCKVALERIEALRDNRTQAHEASKTHDAVNLSLYPESFTLAQKMPRHFIAILGPTNSGKTHAAMEHLIRAHSGVYLAPLRLLALENYNRMLDAGVAVSLVTGEQRKLHPDATHVASTVEMLNPNRAVDVAVIDEIQLLEDADRGAAWTAAVCGVPAMTVYLLGALEAEQAIEALVERVGGTLEVRKLERKSPLEMERQPLGSLRNLQAGDVLIAFSRRDVLSWRDQVIEQGFPVSAIYGNLSPEVRAAQAERFVEGETKIVVGTDAIGMGLNTPARRVIFTTSNKFDGVSEGTISAALAKQIAGRAGRFGAHETGFVAGLDASTHKIIATLLRQKIEPLPATGFFVAPNLDYLQQISAASGQLKLFTLLELFTRHINVHDEFFLPANLTDQMEKAKWLDVLPLSLEDRYTFSLCPVSTRIPMLERALKDWAGLRSQKKPAPLLRMEGMMGRNELQYLEDTCKLYAAYAWLGYRMPDTFPHEDMAQSLMQSTSEKIDQMLQAQNTKHRHGHGARKGHKPAGRRQPAAKKGFRR; encoded by the coding sequence ATGACCGATACCCTGCTTGATACCGACGACACCTCCGCCCTGGATGACTACCTGAGCGCCAGCCAGGCCAGCCTGATTACGGTGGAGGGCAGCTACGCGGTATCCGTGCATGGCGAGATCATCATCAACAAGCGCGTGGTGCCGTATCACCTGGTGCCCGACGCCGGGTTTCTGGGCAAGGTGGCCAAATGGCGCAAGCTGGACGCCGATGGCCGCCTCTCGCTGCTGCAAGAGCGCTGGAACGCCGCCAGCCGCGCCGAACTGGAAAGCGAACTGCGGCAATGCGCGCTGAAGATTGCCCGCATTGCCACCGAGCACGAACTCGACCCCGGCAGCGCTTTCAACGCGTTTCAGGCCCGGCATGAACTGGCCCGGCTGCGTTGCAAGGTGGCGCTGGAGCGGATCGAGGCCCTGCGCGACAACCGCACGCAAGCGCATGAGGCCAGCAAAACCCACGACGCGGTCAACCTCTCGCTGTATCCGGAGTCGTTCACGCTGGCGCAGAAAATGCCGCGCCATTTCATTGCGATCCTGGGCCCGACCAACTCGGGCAAAACCCACGCCGCCATGGAGCATCTGATCCGCGCCCACAGCGGCGTGTATCTGGCGCCGCTGCGCTTGCTGGCGCTGGAAAACTACAACCGCATGCTCGATGCCGGCGTCGCGGTCAGCCTGGTCACCGGCGAGCAGCGCAAGCTGCATCCGGATGCCACGCACGTCGCCAGTACCGTGGAAATGCTCAACCCCAACCGCGCGGTGGATGTCGCGGTGATTGATGAAATCCAGCTGCTGGAAGACGCCGACCGCGGCGCGGCCTGGACCGCCGCCGTCTGTGGCGTACCGGCCATGACGGTGTACCTCTTGGGCGCGCTGGAAGCTGAACAGGCGATCGAAGCGCTGGTAGAACGCGTGGGCGGCACGCTGGAAGTGCGCAAGCTGGAACGCAAATCGCCGCTGGAAATGGAACGCCAGCCGCTGGGCTCCTTGCGCAACCTGCAGGCCGGTGACGTGCTGATTGCGTTCTCGCGCCGCGATGTGCTGAGCTGGCGCGATCAGGTGATTGAACAGGGTTTCCCGGTCTCGGCCATTTACGGCAACCTCTCGCCGGAGGTACGCGCGGCCCAGGCCGAGCGCTTTGTTGAGGGCGAAACCAAGATTGTGGTGGGCACCGACGCCATCGGCATGGGCCTGAACACCCCGGCGCGGCGGGTGATTTTCACCACGTCCAACAAATTTGATGGCGTCTCTGAAGGCACCATCAGCGCCGCCCTGGCCAAACAGATTGCCGGCCGCGCCGGCCGTTTTGGCGCACATGAAACCGGTTTTGTGGCCGGGCTGGATGCATCGACCCACAAGATCATCGCCACCTTGCTGCGCCAGAAGATTGAACCGCTGCCGGCCACCGGGTTCTTTGTCGCACCCAATCTGGACTACCTGCAGCAGATTTCCGCCGCCAGCGGCCAGCTCAAGCTGTTTACCTTGCTGGAGCTCTTCACCCGCCACATCAACGTGCACGATGAATTCTTCCTGCCCGCCAACCTGACGGACCAGATGGAAAAAGCCAAATGGCTAGATGTGTTGCCGCTGTCACTGGAAGACCGCTACACCTTCAGCCTGTGCCCGGTATCCACCCGGATTCCCATGCTGGAGCGCGCCCTGAAAGACTGGGCCGGCCTGCGCAGCCAGAAAAAGCCCGCGCCGCTGTTGCGCATGGAAGGCATGATGGGCCGCAACGAACTGCAGTACCTGGAAGACACCTGCAAGCTCTACGCCGCCTACGCCTGGCTGGGTTACCGCATGCCGGACACCTTCCCGCATGAAGACATGGCCCAGTCGCTGATGCAATCGACGTCGGAAAAGATCGACCAGATGCTGCAAGCGCAGAACACGAAGCACCGGCACGGCCACGGCGCGCGCAAAGGCCACAAGCCGGCGGGCCGGCGGCAACCGGCAGCAAAGAAAGGATTCCGCCGCTAG
- a CDS encoding alpha/beta fold hydrolase produces MRSVVAGLTVWGLSVLLYAASDGSGLVQACSADYQSFCQDVKPGGGRVVACLRKHLAELTNSCRDTLRDIGPAGGDAPAVSTLIPAAPGSTLRDVSYGADPAQKIDVYIPDHPDHAAIVFMAHGGGWEFGDKAARTVVEPKAAYWRARQVIFVSANYRMLPQAAPLDQAADLARAVAYVQAHAQAWGGDPARVVLMGHSAGAHLVSLITVDPGIVSAAGVQPWLGTVSLDSAALDVPTLMQARHLPLYDRAFGKDPAAWATASPYQQLKTRPVPMLLICSTERATSCDSAEHMAAKIAQLGGKVTVKPLARSHMQINADVGADNEETTAIGDFLHTLGVG; encoded by the coding sequence ATGCGGTCGGTTGTTGCAGGGCTTACTGTCTGGGGTTTATCGGTGCTGCTGTACGCCGCCAGCGATGGTTCGGGTCTGGTGCAGGCATGCAGTGCCGACTATCAATCATTTTGCCAGGACGTCAAACCGGGTGGCGGCCGCGTGGTGGCCTGCCTGCGCAAGCATCTGGCAGAGCTGACCAACAGCTGCCGCGACACCCTGCGCGATATCGGCCCGGCCGGTGGCGATGCGCCAGCCGTCAGCACCCTGATCCCCGCTGCGCCTGGTTCCACCCTGCGTGATGTGAGCTACGGGGCCGATCCCGCCCAGAAGATCGATGTCTATATCCCGGATCACCCGGACCACGCCGCGATTGTATTTATGGCCCATGGCGGCGGCTGGGAGTTCGGCGACAAGGCCGCGCGGACGGTGGTGGAGCCCAAGGCAGCGTACTGGCGGGCCCGGCAGGTGATTTTTGTCTCGGCCAACTACCGCATGCTGCCGCAAGCTGCGCCGCTGGATCAGGCGGCTGATCTGGCGCGCGCCGTGGCTTACGTGCAGGCCCACGCGCAAGCCTGGGGCGGCGATCCGGCCCGGGTGGTGCTGATGGGGCATTCGGCCGGCGCGCACCTGGTCTCGCTGATTACGGTTGACCCCGGCATTGTCAGCGCGGCGGGCGTGCAGCCCTGGCTGGGCACGGTGTCGCTTGATAGCGCCGCGCTGGATGTCCCGACCCTGATGCAAGCACGCCATTTGCCCTTGTATGACCGGGCGTTTGGCAAAGACCCGGCGGCCTGGGCGACGGCATCGCCCTATCAGCAACTCAAGACCAGACCGGTGCCCATGCTGTTGATCTGCTCCACCGAGCGGGCAACGTCCTGCGACAGCGCTGAGCACATGGCAGCAAAGATTGCGCAACTGGGCGGCAAGGTCACCGTCAAACCGCTGGCGCGCTCGCATATGCAGATCAATGCCGATGTCGGGGCTGATAACGAAGAAACCACCGCCATCGGTGACTTTCTGCACACGCTGGGCGTGGGCTGA
- a CDS encoding Dabb family protein has translation MALRHLVLLRFKDDIPADTRAALEQEFASLATKIDGISAFEWGLDESPEPLAKGLTHIFNMTFVDAAARDAYLPHPVHQAFVARLKPTLADILVLDYPV, from the coding sequence ATGGCCCTGCGTCACCTGGTTTTACTGCGCTTCAAGGATGATATCCCCGCCGATACACGCGCTGCGCTGGAGCAGGAATTTGCCTCGCTGGCGACAAAGATTGACGGCATCAGCGCGTTTGAGTGGGGGCTGGATGAAAGCCCGGAGCCGCTCGCCAAAGGGCTGACCCACATTTTCAACATGACCTTTGTCGATGCCGCCGCCCGCGACGCCTATCTGCCACATCCGGTCCATCAGGCATTTGTGGCCAGACTGAAGCCGACGCTGGCCGATATCCTGGTCCTCGACTACCCGGTGTAA